Proteins found in one Ptychodera flava strain L36383 chromosome 3, AS_Pfla_20210202, whole genome shotgun sequence genomic segment:
- the LOC139129314 gene encoding tripartite motif-containing protein 2-like → MAIEVLNQDELIVSDFANKTVIICDLEGKVKMIFWDEDRLKRPCGIVSCDRKGVFYISDITTNCIQVFSRYGSFRDTMAHEGDGDGEVLRPCFMARNSRGSIIIADNQNNRVQVYDKDGKYSHKFGQQGDADGEFQHPRGIALDKSDNIFVTSDDKVQMFTPDGQFICRVDAAEDELNVPRGVVVTSDDPYKVIVTDSQNHRVVIFKQKK, encoded by the coding sequence ATGGCAATAGAGGTGCTGAACCAAGACGAGCTGATCGTGTCCGACTTTGCCAACAAGACCGTGATAATCTGCGATTTGGAGGGCAAAGTCAAGATGATATTTTGGGACGAGGATCGTCTTAAGAGACCCTGTGGTATTGTCAGCTGTGACAGAAAGGGCGTCTTCTACATATCTGATATTACCACGAACTGTATTCAGGTCTTTTCAAGGTATGGGTCTTTTCGGGACACGATGGCACATGAAGGCGACGGGGATGGTGAAGTCCTCCGGCCTTGCTTCATGGCGAGGAACAGCCGCGGGAGCATCATAATCGCCGACAATCAGAATAACCGTGTCCAGGTGTACGACAAGGACGGAAAGTACTCTCACAAATTCGGCCAACAGGGAGACGCGGATGGCGAGTTCCAGCATCCGAGAGGCATTGCCCTGGATAAGAGCGACAACATCTTCGTGACCAGCGACGACAAAGTGCAAATGTTCACTCCTGACGGGCAATTCATCTGTCGGGTCGATGCCGCCGAAGACGAACTGAACGTTCCAAGGGGAGTGGTTGTCACTTCTGATGACCCATATAAAGTCATTGTCACGGACAGCCAAAACCACCGGGTTGTCAtctttaaacagaaaaaatag
- the LOC139129316 gene encoding E3 ubiquitin-protein ligase TRIM56-like encodes MGAALSGRVVHKEMDDRFLQCPICLERFQKPKILPCFHSFCETCIASDAERRKRPKCPLCRKTFMIPKAGVQAMADNQLLNNLLELVSRSESKYGGKMCESCSKYPVASYCIECGQSFCTGCTDSHGKIRVTRNHKLVTMEEFEIMHSDESPFMKPVICPSHEGNQLKLYCRTCEIPICLECSVYEHSKPDHDHEEIDEAAALTRSKVEDLKSFLQREISTIDRTMTLLTEMTKELEEANENAGHDMSDHFTKLDCR; translated from the coding sequence ATGGGTGCAGCATTATCAGGACGGGTTGTCCATAAAGAGATGGATGATCGCTTTCTGCAGTGTCCGATATGTCTAGAAAGATTCCAGAAGCCCAAAATCCTACCATGCTTCCATTCATTCTGCGAGACTTGCATAGCGTCTGACGCAGAGAGGAGAAAGAGGCCAAAGTGTCCCCTCTGCAGGAAAACGTTCATGATACCGAAGGCGGGCGTGCAGGCGATGGCGGACAACCAGCTCCTGAACAATTTGCTGGAGTTGGTCTCGCGGTCCGAGAGCAAGTACGGCGGCAAGATGTGCGAGAGCTGCTCCAAGTATCCGGTGGCGTCGTACTGTATCGAGTGTGGTCAGTCTTTCTGCACTGGTTGCACTGACAGTCACGGCAAGATCCGCGTTACCAGGAACCACAAACTGGTCACTATGGAAGAATTCGAGATCATGCACAGCGACGAGTCACCCTTTATGAAACCGGTTATCTGTCCAAGCCACGAGGGCAACCAACTAAAACTCTATTGTCGAACGTGCGAGATACCCATATGCCTGGAGTGTTCTGTGTACGAACATTCAAAACCCGATCACGATCATGAAGAGATAGACGAAGCAGCCGCCTTGACGAGATCGAAGGTTGAAGACCTGAAGAGCTTCCTGCAACGCGAGATCTCGACGATAGACAGGACTATGACGCTGCTAACGGAAATGACGAAAGAGCTCGAAGAAGCCAATGAGAACGCAGGGCACGACATGAGCGACCACTTCACTAAATTAGATTGCAGATAG